The window TGGTACCAATTAGATCAAGGTGCGCCATTGGTGACAATGTGAGGCGTCCCGCCAGACGCGGCGTTGGATCACCAAACCAAGTTGCTACCTTCGCCTCTGCATATCCAAAGATAGAAAAAACGATCATAATAGCAGGAATACTTGCTAATATCTGAACCGGATTTAAATCAAACATAGAACTCCTTTATTGTTTAGCTTCCCATGCGGTGTAGCCTTCTTGAATGCAACGAAGAGCATTTAAGGTACGAGGATAGCCGATATACGGCACGCATTGAGATACGATGTTAATCAAATATTGTTTGCTGTTCCCTACGTTCAAATTGCCTTCTACATGAGCCTTGAGTTGAGCTTTACAGCCACCTTGAGCCGCAAGGAAGCAAAAGGTAATCATTTCACGATGAGCCACGCTAAGGCCTTTACGCGTATAGTAATCGCCGAACATATTGGCAAGCCATTTATTGATGTGACGAATATCTTCTGGTCCTTCTTGGTAAGAATTACGCATAGACTCGCCGAAGATTTCCACTTGTTTTTCTACGCCTTTTTCAAGACGAGACTCGCCAGTAATCGTGCTACGAGATGGATCAACAATAGCTTCTCCTCGATAGTCAAAAATCTTATTGGTCACTTTAAAGAATGGGCGCACACGTCCGATGCCAAGATAGGGCACCGCTTGATAAATGAGCTCTACCACTTCATCAGGAATAAGACCAAAGTTTAATGCTGCCGGTAGCATTAATGCATATTCATCAACAGCAGAGGCGCCTACTAATGTTGCAAGAATGGCTAAGAAGCGATCCTTTGCTGGTACATTACGGCCTTCTTCGGTAATGACTTCATCAAAGGCAAAATTATCAAACAATACTTCAAACTCTGGATCAATATAACCTGCTGGGGCTGCAATATCAGGGAACATACGCTCCGTGTAGGCTTGAGCAAATTCAGATTTAGACATAAAAAACCTCCATAAACAACACTGGTGAAAGCCCAAAAGGAGCTTTCACCAGCAATAGTTATGTAATTATTACGGCACGAGCCATCAGATTATAACGCTGGGAATTCGAAAGTTGTGCCGTATACTTCTTTCCAAGCAGCCATGAACATATTGAACTCATTTGTTCCAGGTTGAATTTGGTAAACTTGACCATCTGGAGCGTAACGATATACAGTATGTAAGCTTGGATGAACAAGATATTTGAACAATGTAGCTTCCCCATATTCGTTATTATGCATGTTAATTACATTAACACCAAATACATGGTTACGGCTGCTATCGATACCTTTAAACTCAGATGCTTTATCAAAGAAATACGTTTCTGTACCATTTGCACTATTTGGAACCTCTGGGTAGTTAGCTAACCCATTCCAGTTTGCTGCGTTTGCAACACCACCTACTAATAATGTACCGGCTAATACAAATGCACCTAATAAATTTTTATTCATAATGCTCTCCTTTGTGCCACGAGGGCAAATCACGAATCAGTCATACTCTCACATGACCTGAATACAATACGCTATAGGTATAGTATATCACATTTTTAATAAAATTTTTAGATTTCCAAGGTTACAGAATATATGCATATGAGATTGTATCAAATTAGCCCTTCATGTTCTCTGCTGTTTTTGCGTTTGCGTTATCGATTGCTTCTAGTAATTTATTGAGCAACATACGCAATTGACGTGTTTCTTCTACGTCAAAAATAGGACCTGACGCTTCAGCCAAGCGTCGTGGTATATGAACAGCTACATCACGTAATGCTTTGCCCGTGTCAGTAAGAGTTACCATAACTACGCGTTCATCTTGACGGCTGCGTTTGCGTTTCAAGAATGCTTTTGCTTCTAATTTCTTTAAAAGCGGTGTTAATGTACCGGAATCAAGGCGCAATACTTGGCCCAATTCCTTAACGGATAAATCACCATATTGCCACAATGCCATCATTACGATGTATTGAGTATATGTTAAATTTAAAGGATCTAAGTGATTACGATATGCATTAACAATTTCCTTCGCCACTACATAAAGTGGAAAGCTCAATTGATTTTCCAATCTTAAATATTCTGAATCAGGAACATCTTCTTTATGTTTGTACCCTTCAAGTACACCAATTTCTGCCATATTCTACCTCCATATGCACACAATTATCTACTAATTAATTGTACACAATTTTACGGTAAACAGTCAACGTAAAAAGCCTACTTTGAACAGATATTTTTAAATTTGTCAATTAATAAATATTTATTTTCTTATTCGTTAAGAATTAGGCGCTTCTATAGAATTTATGGGTAAAAATGATACCATAAAGTTGTTACTTTTATTTATAAATTAATTTGATATTTGAAGATTATAGTTTTTGTTTTCAAGGAAATCTTCTTTCGTTACAGGACCCTCTCCTAATAAATAACTTAGTAAAAATACGTCCTTTTCTAGGTCCTTCCTTGTAGTATAATAAAAGAAACTCTATATCAAATCCCATTTGTCATAGGAGGACCACATGAATACCTTAGAATGTATTAAAACTCGTCATAGTACACGTAAATTTAAAGCTGATCAATTATCTAGAAAGCTCATCGATCAAGTACTCGACGCAGGTCGTCGTGCTCCATCTGGTGGCAATACACAATTAACACATTTCATGGTCATTACGAACCAAGTCGTGCTCAAAGAACTAGTAACACTTATTCAAGAAGAATACGGCAAAATGCCGATTACAGAAAATACATTACCTTACATGGTGAATATCATTAAGATGTCCGCCGAAGGCAAATTTGTATTCCACTATAATGCACCTGTGCTCATCGTATTAGCTAGCAAACCAAATTATGCCAACAACTTTGCTGACGTGTCATGTGCTATGCAAAACATGATGCTCGCTTGCAACGAACTAGAACTTGGCAGCTGCTGGGTTAACCAAATCCGCCATCTGCAAGATAACGAACGCATTCAAGCTAAAATGCGTGAACTAGGTCTGATCGAAGACGAAAAAGTCTACGCTAGCCTTGCTATCGGCTATCCAGATATGCCAAATGGCCTTAACCGCCGTGAAATCGAGCCAAAAGGCTATCCTGTAACATATATTGATTAATCAACACTAAAAACCATCGATTTCATACTATAAGTTAAACAAAAGCGCTATCTATCCCTAACGAAACTCAAATAGAGTTGTGGGATAGATAGCGCTTTTTATTGACTATATTATTTTTTAACGCTCACCGATTTAGTAATCAAATCGATGCACACTCCATACTTATATGTATAATAAACTACTATTAAGCCTCAAACACGCGTTTACGCGCTGCTTTCACAAGAACGGAATGATCATCATCTACTACGTGGTTAGATTTGTAAGCCCAACGCAATAGTAATGCAGAGTTTGCCACTACGAGGAGGCTACCGCCGTTGTGAACAAGGGCGCCCCAAACTGGGGATAATGTACCAATCATAGCCAAAATGATAGCTACAAAATTCAAAAGCAAGGAGAAAGAAAGATTAATTTTAATAGTAGTCATCATGCGTTTAGATAATGCCACTAAGTGAGGAATTTCCTTTACATTATCGCTGCCGGCGTTGCCAATACGAGAGCACAAGGACAGAACACAACGAGTATGGTTACGGCACGAATGATTTCTCCAGTTACCACATAGGCGCCAACCGTGGCCAATAACGCAATCACTACAATCCATGTGGCCCAACGGTCAGCCAAGCTAACGATTTTCGCATTACCTTGTGTCAATAACAAAATATGTACAATTATTCATATACACTCAAAAGTACAGGAAAAATGCGGATTCAATAAGATTATATTATTCATGCATAGCCTCATTACGCAAATACATGAACAGTTATTCATATATATATTTGCAAATTGATAATTTTTACATAGAAGATATTTTGATATTTTCAACCTATTCAATACTATTTCACCCTAATCAATGTTATCCATAATTCAGTTTTCTAATAACTATTTATTATAATAAAAAATTAAGTATAGTCGACTACATACCCTACATGGTATTATTACAAATGACATGTTGTAGAAAGGATGTGTAACGATGTCGATTTTCTCTCCTGCTCCTCATATTGAACGTTTACCAGAGGCGCAAATCGATTCCACCTACAAACGTCTTCGACGCGAAGTCTTTGCAGGTACATTTATTGGTTATGCTACATTCTATTTGATCCGCCAAAACTTTAGTTTGGCTGTTCCGTACATGATTGCTGAGTACGGCTACACTAAAGCGGATCTCGGTATAGTTATGACCATCTTATCCGTAGCTTACGGCGTAAGTAAATTTGTTATGGGTAATGCGTCTGACCGCTCTAACCCAAAATACTTCTCCACAGTAGGTCTATTGCTTAGTGCTTTAGTTATGTTATTATTCGGCACCTTACCAGGTGTTATGAGCAGTATTCCTATCATGTGCGTTCTTGCCTTATTAAACGGTTGGTTCCAAGGTATGGGCTACCCTCCATATGCAAAAAACATGGTAACTTGGTTCTCCCGTTCCGAACGCGGTGCTTGGTGGTCTTGGTGGAACGTGTCCCACAACCTAGGTGGCGGCATTATCGCTCCTCTTGCTACGCTTGGCATCTACCTATTCGGTACATGGCATAGTATCTTCTTCTTCCCTGCCCTTATTTCTATCGTGTTAGCGATTATTACCTTTGTATTGTTGAAAGATACGCCTCAATCCTGTGGCTTACCGCCTATCGAAGAATACAAACACGAAGTAGTTCATACACATACAGAAAATGAAGAAAAAAGTACTTTTAAAGAAATCTTCTACAAATATATTTTGCATAATAAATACTTATGGTATCTTGCGATTGCGAACATCTTTGTATACTTCATCCGTTACGGCGTAGTTAGCTGGGCACCGACCTACTTAACCGCTGTGAAAGGCTTCACAAAAGAAGGTTCCCGTTGGGCTTACTTCTTATACGAATGGGCTGGTATTCCAGGCATGCTTGTAAGTGGTTACTTAAGTGACCGCGTATTCCGCGGCCGTCGTGCTCCAGCTACGATTTGTTTTATGTTATTCGTTATCTTAGCGATCCTTGTATACTGGTTTAACCCTGCAGGCAATGTCCTCATCGATAACTTAGCACTCATTGCTATCGGCTTCCTCATCTACGGTCCTGTTATGATGATTGGCCTTCAAGCAGCAGATATGGTGCCACGTGTAGCAACAGGTGGTGCTACTGGCCTTACAGGCCTTCTTGGTTACCTCATCGGTTCTGCTGGTGCTGGTGCTTTCATGGGTCTCATGGTTGACCTCTACGGTTGGGATGGTGGTTTCATTGCCCTCGTTGGTGCATGTATCCTATCCATCGTATTCCTACTCCTCACCCTTGGAGACAAAGGACAACAATAGAATACGTACCATATAATACGTTACGTACTATATAATACGTAATGTAAAATACATACTGTGCAACTCACTGTTGTATATACAAAACTCCCCTAGTAATCTTAGGATTACTAGGGGAGTTTAATTTTTTATGCGACGCACAAGGAGCCGTTTAATACTTTCAAATTATACACGAGACCGAGTCGCGCCAAGCCGTGCAATGCAGCAGCTGTTACAGGATTAATAGATCCTAACACGCCAGCACCGATGATAGCAACGTGGAACAAAATGGACACGATGAGTAGGCCCAAATGGCATTGTTTCGCCTCTTTTGAAAGCCCCGCCGTCGGAGAGTTTTCATCTACAAGGGACCCCATCATGAGTGCTACAAGAACGAGTTCCAAAGAGCATGGACAAAGGATAACTAGCAATGTAATGGTATGCATAAAGTTCTGTGTCAATGCATAGGAACCCATAGAAAGTAACATGACGGCCACAACAATGACGGATGAATAATTGTTGATGCCCTGACGCAAGGCTACAAGCTGTGTAGGCATGGTCGGCAACATGTCATCATCCAATGTATAGTGTACGTCGCCCGTAATAAGCTGCTCTAAGAAAAAGCCACCATGTACGATGAGACCTACATAAGCCGCCGTATGATAATCTCCAATCGCAATGAGCGCCACCATGGCTATCACGATGAGAAAATTAGCATGAATCTCTAAATGATCCAAAATACTTTGCACGCTGTTGATGAGCAATGGCAAGCCACAAATGATGACCGTTACCCACGCCAAATCAATAGCTGGGTTCATAGGCTCCGTAAGCGCATCTAATATGATAAATAACAAGCCGAGTGCCAAAATAGCCCCCTGCGTGCGCAGAGACACCTGCGCTGATAAAGACTGTAAAAACTTCATATAGACCTCTCTATAAATCAGATACCGGCCTTACTTAATCCGGAAATACCTTTTACTTCTATAAATAATACTATTAACACTTATATTGCTAACGCCTAAAATACCCATAGGGGTATTGCTATGGTGTAATTATTATACAAAACATAAAAGAAATATACAAATCAAAATTTTTGATAAATGAGGGGTCCTAGTTGTGAGCTCTAATTTCTTTATTAAAACGTAGAAAGAACAGGTTCCTAAAAACGACTTAGCTCGCTATGGAGGCTTTTAGGGACCTGTTCTTTCGGTTAACTAATATGAAATTAGAGCTTCAACGCCTCAATCCATTCTGCTTCTTTAAATCCAACAAGTACTTTGTCTTCAAGAACCAAGATAGGACGTTTTACAAGCATGCCATTAGATGCTAATAATGCTAGTTTTTCTTCTTCACTAAGGTTCGGCAATTTATCCTTTAATTGTTGTTCACGGTAAATCATACCAGAAGTATTAAAGAATGCTTTCAAATCCTTGCCAGATTGTGGATACCAAGCAGCAATTTCCTCTGCTGTAGGGTTTTCGGACTTGATGTCACGATCTGTGTACTTAATGTTGTGATCATCTAAGAATTTCTTTGCTTTTTTGCATGTTGTGCATTTAGGATATTCAACGAATAACATAGGTTCTCCTTATATCAATATTCAATGTTGTAATGACTTACTAATTTAAGATAATTGTACCAAATACATCGAAAATTATCAATCTCTTATTGACAATCTACGGGTTCTAATGAAGCACAATGTGCAATAGAGGATAATACTTCATCCATCCCCTCACTAAGTTTTGCTGTACGCAAATCAACATCCATCTGTAAACGCAAGAAATACCCTTCCGAAACATCAAAGTATTTCGCTAAACGCAACGATGTATCTGCTGAAATAGATCGTGTACCATTCAATATTTCTTGAATCCGTGAAACAGGCACATGTATATCCTTAGCCAATCGATATGCAGATAGTCCTAATGGATCCATAAACTCTTCTTTTAATATTTCACTAATGGTAGGTGTAGGAATAAACTTTTCCATATTAATTTCCTCTCTATTAATGATAATCTACAATTTCTACATCATAAAAACTACTACTATCTTTCACTTTAAAACACAGTCTATATTGACCATTAATCCGCAAACTATACTGACCAAATCGATCTCCTTGCAACAACTCCAAGCGATTACCTGGTGGCCAACGTAAATCTTGTAATGATTCAGCATTATCTAACAATAGTAATTTACGAAGAGCTAACCTTTGTATAAACGGAGAAAAGCGTTTAGAAAAGCTTTGATAGTAAACTTTTTCTGTTTCCTTATCCTTAAATCCGATAATCATAGAATCTCTCTTTCAATTATACCTGTTAAACAGGTATAATTCAATAACATATACTTGATGAAAAACTATACATAGAATTAAAATTATTCTACAAATAATTTTAATAAAGAGATTCTATAAAACATCATCTAATTCCTACACTTGAGATGACTCTATTGGCCACCTATTTCGGAATGTAATCAATTTACCCTATCGTCATAATTGAATTAAAACTATCATTAATTCCCACTTCAACTAAATTAATTTTAAAAAGTAAAAAGACCTACATCCTCGACCGTATCATGTATAAAATACATATTAAAGGTTGAGAGAATATAGGTCTCTTATAAAAATCTATGTATTATTTATAATACTAGTTATAGCAAAAATGTAAGTCCCATTGCCACGAAGATGGCTGGCAAAAGGTTTGCAATACGTACTTTGCCAGGCCAGATGAGGTCGATACCAACGCAGAAAATCAGAATAGATCCAACGTAGGATAGGTTATCGATGGCACTAGGTGTCATCAATGGCGCTGCAATATGTGCCATAGCCGTAATGAGCCATTGCGTAATACCTACAGGAATAAAGGAGAACAGCGCCCCTTTACCCATAGAGGATACCATAACCATAACGATGATGCCGTCGAGGATGCCTTTTAAAAGTAATGTCTGATAATTTCCAGTAAGGCCATCTTGAATGGAACCAAGTACACCCATAGCACCTACGGTAAACGTCAAAGATGCCGTGATAAAGGCGTGCGTAAACTTTGGATCACCAGCGTTGCCAGTGCGAGCTTTCACCCAGTCACCAAATACGGTAATCCAATGATTGAGGTCAATAATTTCGCCAATAACGGCACCTACAACCATGCTAATAATCATCAATAGAGGGCCCGTTGTTTGTAGAGATCCATTGACAATGACGAGCATATACTGCATGGCCCCGCTCATACCGAGGAGAAGCACGATAATACCGCTCACAATCATGAGCGTTTGCTTTAAATTTTCTTTCATAAAGCGACCAAACGCGAGGCCACATAGGCTGCCAGCTATAATGAGGCCAATATTAATGGCCGTTCCCAAACCAATCATATATTTCCCTTCTTTAATTGTGAAAGTAACACTATCAATTTACTTCAGTATAGCAATCATATCGAAATAAATCAATTTATATGGCATAAAATATATAATATGAAATTGGATTAATTAAAGTTTTTTAGGACCATACATATAGCCTGATTAATGCTGCTATAGGTTTTCCTAATACAGTATGACTCCTTTTATAACATTATATATAGCAAAAAGCCTCTATCCAATAAGGATAGAGGCTCTGTATAGTTTATAGCGTTGAGAGAGAACTAATGATAGACCCGCTTAGGAGAGAGAGAGTATATGTGTTTATATATAAAGCGGGCCGACATGAGATGAGTCGCTATCGCCTCATCGACTTTAGTGTACACCCAATTCCACATAACAACAAATTCAATTATGTAAACACAAGTATGCATAAAAACTATTGTTAACTAATTTATACTTATCACCCTTACGCTTCATCGTCTACAGGTAACCGTACGATATCTGCTGTTTTATTAATCTCCTCAAAGCAAGGGCAGTCTTTACCGTGATCATTGATAAGGCCACTAGCTTGTAGATGCGAATAAATTGTAACAGGACCTACAAACTTAAAGCCCCTCTTCTTTAAGTCTTTACTGATCCGTGTAGATAAACCATTCTTTGTAGGAAAATGACCTTCTGGATGGTTTTCATAAATAATCGTTTTATGATTGGTAAACCCCCAAATATAGTTACAAAACGAACCAAATTCAGATTGAATACGTTTAAAAGCAGCAGCATTACTTATCATAGCTTCAATTTTAGAGCGAGACTTAATCATGCCCTCTGTATTCATGATACGTTCGACATCGCTTTCACCATAAGCAGCCACCGTATCAATATCAAAATGATCAAAACATTCTCGAATGATGTCTCGTTTATTTAAAACCGTAAGCCAGCTGAGGCCACATTGAAAGCTTTCGAGACAAAGATGTTCAAACTGAAGTTGATCATCATGAATTGGTCGGCCCCACTCATAATCGTGGTATTCATGATATAAAGGCGTCGTCGGCCATTCACAAGTCGTCATCACACACCTCCATGCGCCCATACGAGGACGTCATACATGAGCGCTACTACGAGGCCCATTACGAGATGACCACCCACGTAAAATGGCACTAAATAATAAATGAATAAAAGTAAGGAATGCAAGGCTTTGCGGAGCCATACAATCGGCGTAGATGTGTCGTCACCTACCTTACTATCAAGCCAATTATGGACTGCGTAAATAGGCGTTCCTAGACGGCGAATCCAGTCTGGAACACGTACCCCAGGATTCAAACCAGGGCAATAGAAGATCACTAAGGGCAATGCCACCACATCAATGACGAGCAATAGCGTTAACATAAAAGCAAACCAATCTAATTCGCCTTCCCACGTGAAGGGTTGTGACATGAAACGGGCACCCCACAAATAGGCTTTGTATACGATATACGGTTCTAATAGCCATAATAAGGGCTTCACTACACTCATGGGACTACCTACACCAAACAAAAAATAATAAAAACTACGCATTTGCGTAGTCATTTCATATATACAACATTCCGATTATATCGACTGAATACCAAGGATACAGCGATTTTCTAGGCTAGAAAATCACTTTATACACACCATTTTTCCAGTCCTTACATACGTCGATTTTCATACTAATATTATATCAGATTTTGCACTTCTTGTGGGATTATATTTTATAAAAATTTTATCAATTTACACTATTTATAGTACTGATTAACAAAAGAAGTCACTATATAAGCCATCCCTCTTTATTTTATCATTCTAAAAAGCCCTTTATCCTTTTTAATAGATAAAGGGCTGCATATATGTATTAAGACTTTCACTAATAAAAGCAGTTTAGTTGTCACTAATAATAATTTTCGTCACCTTGCTGCCATTGTGCTCGAAAAATATACCTACAATATTGTCACTGTTATAGCGTAGATATCCATAGAACCATCGATTATTAAAGTCTATAAAATCAGGACGGCCATAGATGTCCATCACTTTTTTCAAGGAATCGCCAACAGCAATGCCACGGGCAGTCACGGCATCACGATTGCTGACAGTCATATACCATACGATAGGACGACTATCTTGCATCAAAGAATGTCCTACAGGAAGTAGTAGCATGTAAGCAAAACACGCTCCATGTCACTTAAAAATATAGTCATTTAGTTATATAATTATACTTAATAACATAACCTACGGATTACTACAATACCAATAAATACAGAAATGTAAGCGGGAGATACCACCATGACTAAACTACCACTATTAGCGTGTACTTTCATCATGAGCACTATATTATCACCAATAGGAGCCATCGATGTTAATATTCCTGGTGCAGATTCGAAGATTCCAAAGGATGCCTACGTAAACTACCAAACCACAAACCCTGATATTGAAAAGGATGTAGCAAACTATGTGAAAACATTAAAGTTAACGGACAAGGCTAACGGTATTAATAAAAACGAAATTAAGTATACTAAAGCAGCCTCTATATATCGCGGTCAACATTACCATAATACGGTCATTTCCGTTCATGATCAATACAACCAAATTCGCCTTTCATTCCCCGTAGCAGGCATAAAAAGTGATTATCATATAGGACGTTACCAAAATCCAAGTCGAACCATTGAGGACTATCGAGTGTTAACCAATAATGGAAGTCTCAATTTAGAAATTGACTACGCAGATTTTAAAGACTACGACTGGCGTAACACCAAAACAGCTTATGAAAAGCTAACAGACAAAGACGTCCGTAATTTCTTGCAAGACAATGCAAAACGAAAGTCCTCAAAACAGATTTCTGATATAAAGGGTACTGTATTTTCATATCCTACTGTTACCTACAGCACTTGGGATAGCATGAAGATGCCACACTTTGAAAACGGTAAAAAAGCAACGCTCACCATCGACACGATTAATTTTAAATTTAAGGGCTATAACATGCGTCATCCCTTATATCACGCAGGGTTTGTCTATTATGATAACAACCCCGTTCTGAACAAGGTTCCTACAGATAAATTATTGGCTAATTATGTGCTTCCCTCTGTACAAAACCTAAATGAATTAAATCAATATTCACGCATAGAAAGCTTAAACGGTGTACAATACCGCGTACCAAAAGACGCCATATACGAAGGTGAAAGTAAGGGCTCTGAACACCAAGATATTAGATACTACAAAAAAGGAGATATAACATTCTTTGTTTCTACTGACAATGTTCCTAGAAACCCATATGCGCACGAACTTGTTATAAACGGTCATTACAATTTTAAAACTGATTTAAATACGTTCTGGGATATTTACCGTTACCATCCATCAGCATCAGACTATATCAATTACTCAGTTGTATGGAACAATAACATCCCTGGTCTATCCATACACAGCTATGAACCTAATAAGGATGATCACATCCTAACCTTTAACTCCTATGATGGGACCTATAGCTTTACCTATATCATCTTTTATCCAAGTTTTTTACATGCTAAAGAGGTTCAAAAATTACGAAATATGATTGAGTTCTTTGACTCTACCAATAATCCTAGTTTTAAAATGCAAGAACACGTTCTATTTCCAGAAGCATAGACGATTTATATCAACACCATTATAAAATAGCTTTCATAAGCATTATATTATACAAATATATAAATTAACTAACAAAAGTCGAGCAACTAAACGATAGAAGCTCGACTTTTTTAGTACTAGAAAACTAAAATATACTTAGTTAAGATGCAGCATTCACGGTATCCCAAAGAATTGTATGTATGTCTTCATTTGTTATGTGGACAGACTAGTCCTCTATGGCGTCAACTACTTCGCCAATGTACATATAATGTGGTTCCCAACGATCATGCCCAGCTTGTGTATATACAGCAGGATTAGATGCGTAATAATCTTTTACCTTTTCTGCCAAATAGGCTTCATCGAATTGGTGTTCATATAGCTTTTTACATACAAAAGTTAACTCTGCTTCTTTGAAAGTTACCCCATCGCCTGCCACAACTGGTGTTAGGCCAGAATTTGCCACCTTATTTTCGTCGCGGCCAGAATGAGAACCTAAATAACCAAGAGCCTTGTGATAGCTTTCAGGGAAGAAACTAACTGTAAAAGTATCATATTTAGCCATAAACTCTTGAGTGTAACGCGCTGGATGGATGTACACCGTCACAGTGGATATATCGCCACCATTAGGGCCCCATATGTTGCCCATACTGCCCCAACTAACCGTACATGTATTAAAATCATCAAGCGTTCCAGCCGTAACAAGAGCCCAACGATTCTCAAACATAGTAAAAGCTTTATAATCCTTTGTTTCAAATGGTTTCATAAGAACCTCCAGTTTATCTCAATTTGACGATATAAATCTTTATCCCTATAATATAGGTAGATAGTCAGACGAGTAGTGCCGTCAGGCTCATCTCTGAAAACAAAAAAGCTTGAGAAATGGCCTTTCAGTTATCGAATCATCTAAGATAACGAAGGGCTATTTGTCTTTTGTGAGACAAATAAGCGCTATTAAAGCTCCAAAAGCAATAACCACAGTTATCACCTGTAATAAGAGCATGATTATTTCATAATCACTCATAGGCTTATCCCTCCCTTCGATGACGAAGAGAGGCCCAACCTCGTCTAACTATCCTATGCTTATTATATAGCGAACTAATATGCGATACAATAAGCCTTATATTATACAAATATATGAATACAGTAATAAAAGCCGAGCTAATTCTATGAATTAAAAGCTGGCGGTAATCGCTTACACCATAAAAACTTTAAAACTACATTTCTTATTGAGTTAATATATTAATCCATTCCATATACCACGGTATAAATACTGGGCTCTCTTCAAGTTTCTCCTTATAAGACCCTTCTTCTCGCCATTGTGACTCTTTTCGTAATCTTGCCGCATCATCAAAGCCCACATATTCGATC of the Veillonella parvula genome contains:
- a CDS encoding carboxymuconolactone decarboxylase family protein, with protein sequence MSKSEFAQAYTERMFPDIAAPAGYIDPEFEVLFDNFAFDEVITEEGRNVPAKDRFLAILATLVGASAVDEYALMLPAALNFGLIPDEVVELIYQAVPYLGIGRVRPFFKVTNKIFDYRGEAIVDPSRSTITGESRLEKGVEKQVEIFGESMRNSYQEGPEDIRHINKWLANMFGDYYTRKGLSVAHREMITFCFLAAQGGCKAQLKAHVEGNLNVGNSKQYLINIVSQCVPYIGYPRTLNALRCIQEGYTAWEAKQ
- a CDS encoding Spx/MgsR family RNA polymerase-binding regulatory protein, whose amino-acid sequence is MLFVEYPKCTTCKKAKKFLDDHNIKYTDRDIKSENPTAEEIAAWYPQSGKDLKAFFNTSGMIYREQQLKDKLPNLSEEEKLALLASNGMLVKRPILVLEDKVLVGFKEAEWIEALKL
- a CDS encoding MarR family winged helix-turn-helix transcriptional regulator; amino-acid sequence: MAEIGVLEGYKHKEDVPDSEYLRLENQLSFPLYVVAKEIVNAYRNHLDPLNLTYTQYIVMMALWQYGDLSVKELGQVLRLDSGTLTPLLKKLEAKAFLKRKRSRQDERVVMVTLTDTGKALRDVAVHIPRRLAEASGPIFDVEETRQLRMLLNKLLEAIDNANAKTAENMKG
- a CDS encoding HigA family addiction module antitoxin; this encodes MEKFIPTPTISEILKEEFMDPLGLSAYRLAKDIHVPVSRIQEILNGTRSISADTSLRLAKYFDVSEGYFLRLQMDVDLRTAKLSEGMDEVLSSIAHCASLEPVDCQ
- a CDS encoding nitroreductase produces the protein MNTLECIKTRHSTRKFKADQLSRKLIDQVLDAGRRAPSGGNTQLTHFMVITNQVVLKELVTLIQEEYGKMPITENTLPYMVNIIKMSAEGKFVFHYNAPVLIVLASKPNYANNFADVSCAMQNMMLACNELELGSCWVNQIRHLQDNERIQAKMRELGLIEDEKVYASLAIGYPDMPNGLNRREIEPKGYPVTYID
- a CDS encoding type II toxin-antitoxin system RelE/ParE family toxin, producing the protein MIIGFKDKETEKVYYQSFSKRFSPFIQRLALRKLLLLDNAESLQDLRWPPGNRLELLQGDRFGQYSLRINGQYRLCFKVKDSSSFYDVEIVDYH
- a CDS encoding DNA-3-methyladenine glycosylase I produces the protein MTTCEWPTTPLYHEYHDYEWGRPIHDDQLQFEHLCLESFQCGLSWLTVLNKRDIIRECFDHFDIDTVAAYGESDVERIMNTEGMIKSRSKIEAMISNAAAFKRIQSEFGSFCNYIWGFTNHKTIIYENHPEGHFPTKNGLSTRISKDLKKRGFKFVGPVTIYSHLQASGLINDHGKDCPCFEEINKTADIVRLPVDDEA
- a CDS encoding DUF554 domain-containing protein; this translates as MIGLGTAINIGLIIAGSLCGLAFGRFMKENLKQTLMIVSGIIVLLLGMSGAMQYMLVIVNGSLQTTGPLLMIISMVVGAVIGEIIDLNHWITVFGDWVKARTGNAGDPKFTHAFITASLTFTVGAMGVLGSIQDGLTGNYQTLLLKGILDGIIVMVMVSSMGKGALFSFIPVGITQWLITAMAHIAAPLMTPSAIDNLSYVGSILIFCVGIDLIWPGKVRIANLLPAIFVAMGLTFLL
- the pgtP gene encoding phosphoglycerate transporter protein PgtP, with amino-acid sequence MSIFSPAPHIERLPEAQIDSTYKRLRREVFAGTFIGYATFYLIRQNFSLAVPYMIAEYGYTKADLGIVMTILSVAYGVSKFVMGNASDRSNPKYFSTVGLLLSALVMLLFGTLPGVMSSIPIMCVLALLNGWFQGMGYPPYAKNMVTWFSRSERGAWWSWWNVSHNLGGGIIAPLATLGIYLFGTWHSIFFFPALISIVLAIITFVLLKDTPQSCGLPPIEEYKHEVVHTHTENEEKSTFKEIFYKYILHNKYLWYLAIANIFVYFIRYGVVSWAPTYLTAVKGFTKEGSRWAYFLYEWAGIPGMLVSGYLSDRVFRGRRAPATICFMLFVILAILVYWFNPAGNVLIDNLALIAIGFLIYGPVMMIGLQAADMVPRVATGGATGLTGLLGYLIGSAGAGAFMGLMVDLYGWDGGFIALVGACILSIVFLLLTLGDKGQQ